A region from the Gymnogyps californianus isolate 813 chromosome 14, ASM1813914v2, whole genome shotgun sequence genome encodes:
- the LSM11 gene encoding U7 snRNA-associated Sm-like protein LSm11, whose amino-acid sequence MEEDEGAAGGAEQRRARRRPGAERSPSPSRLDVSSSRFDPLLALYSPSTPLPFPAAPCFNNLAEYESFQRGLLRPRGRRAAPSRRGPAAARAARRGPPAADPERIQRLRSLMVNAGPEQEAAEGGAAARRRRAPRNVLTRMPLHEGSPLGELHRCVRDGVKINVHIRTFKGLRGVCTGFLVAFDKFWNMALTDVDETYRKPVMGKAFYAEPQLTLTRLFDRLKLQESSVKKGADSKTVSEELALTNDSQTLGLKVGSGRGRAEDERERQKRLGRAGEKKMPGDSLHLAARGEADVGGGTAHTEGASAGGTRARSQSRRKRRPKVDYQQVFTRHINQIFIRGENVLLVHLAH is encoded by the exons ATGGAGGAGGACGAGGGGGCTGCGGGAGGCGCGGAGCAGCggcgcgcccgccgccggcccggggcCGAGCgttcccccagccccagccgccTGGACGTGAGCTCCAGCCGCTTCGACCCGCTGCTGGCGCTGTACTCTCCCAGCACGCCGCTGCCCTTCCCCGCCGCGCCCTGCTTCAACAACCTCGCCGAGTACGAGAGCTTCCAGCGCGGCCTGCTCCGCCCGCgcggccgccgcgccgctccctcccgccgcggcccggccgccgcccgcgccgcccgccgcggcccgcccgccgccgaCCCCGAGCGCATCCAGCGCCTCCGCAGCCTCATGGTCAACGCGGGCCCCGAGCAGGAGGCGGCcgagggcggcgcggcggcccgGCGCCGGCGGGCGCCGCGCAATGTCCTCACCAGGATGCCCC tCCATGAAGGCAGCCCACTGGGGGAACTTCATCGCTGTGTCCGAGATGGTGTAAAAATCAATGTCCATATCCGCACTTTCAAAGGGCTTCGTGGAGTCTGCACAGGGTTTTTGGTTGCATTTGACAAGTTCTGGAATATG GCCCTGACAGACGTGGATGAGACGTACAGGAAACCAGTAATGGGCAAAGCTTTCTATGCAGAACCTCAGCTCACACTAACCCGG CTGTTTGACAGACTCAAACTGCAGGAGTCCTCAGTAAAGAAGGGAGCTGACTCAAAGACTGTCTCAGAGGAGCTAGCCCTGACAAATGACTCTCAGACGCTGGGATTGAAAGTTGGATCAGGACGAGGGAGAGCAGAAGATGAGCGCGAGAGGCAGAAACGCttgggcagagctggagaaaagaagatgCCGGGTGACAGTTTGCATCTGGCTGCCAGAGGTGAAGCTGATGTGGGTGGCGGGACTGCCCACACAGAGGGTGCCAGTGCTGGTGGTACCCGTGCAAGAAGCCAGTCACGGAGAAAAAGGCGGCCCAAAGTGGATTATCAACAGGTGTTCACACGTCACATAAACCAGATTTTCATTCGAGGAGAGAATGTCTTGCTTGTCCATTTAGCACATTGA